In the Maribacter sp. MJ134 genome, one interval contains:
- a CDS encoding citrate synthase translates to MSDKATLKYDGKEYEFPVIKGTEDELAIDIKQLRGSTGGIITIDPGYKNTGSCESAITFLDGEQGILRYRGYAIEELAEKADFLEVAYLLIFGELPNKEQLEAFHIDIKNESHVDEEMKKILDAFPKSAHPMGVLSSLTSALIAFNPISVNVTSKDEMYGAIVRILAKFPVLVAWTLRKKKGLPLDYGDDTLGYVENIHKMMFKKPSQEYKRNKIVIDALDQLLILHADHEQNCSTSTVRIVGSSHAGLFASLSAGISALWGPLHGGANQAVLEMLEAIEADGGDTKKYMAKAKDKSDPFRLMGFGHRVYKNFDPRAKIIKKAAEEVLNDLGIDDPILEIAKGLAKEALEDPYFVDRKLYPNVDFYSGIIYRALGIPTEMFTVMFALGRLPGWIAQWREMRLRNEPIGRPRQIYIGETERPFVELDAR, encoded by the coding sequence ATGTCAGATAAAGCTACTTTAAAGTACGATGGTAAAGAGTATGAATTTCCAGTTATAAAAGGTACCGAGGATGAACTTGCCATAGATATCAAGCAGCTACGTGGCAGTACTGGTGGGATTATTACCATAGATCCTGGATACAAGAATACCGGGTCTTGCGAAAGTGCTATAACATTTCTAGATGGTGAGCAGGGTATTCTGAGATATAGAGGGTATGCCATAGAAGAACTTGCTGAGAAAGCAGATTTTCTTGAGGTGGCCTACCTATTAATTTTTGGAGAATTACCTAACAAAGAGCAGTTAGAAGCTTTTCACATAGACATAAAGAATGAATCTCACGTAGATGAAGAAATGAAAAAGATTTTGGATGCTTTTCCAAAATCAGCCCATCCTATGGGCGTTCTTTCTTCTTTGACAAGTGCACTGATCGCTTTTAATCCAATTTCGGTAAATGTAACTTCAAAAGACGAAATGTACGGTGCTATTGTAAGGATACTGGCCAAATTTCCGGTTCTGGTAGCATGGACACTTCGTAAGAAAAAAGGATTACCATTGGATTATGGTGATGACACCTTGGGTTACGTAGAGAACATTCATAAAATGATGTTCAAAAAACCTTCTCAGGAGTATAAGAGAAATAAAATCGTAATCGATGCGCTTGATCAATTATTAATATTACATGCCGATCACGAACAGAACTGTTCTACATCTACCGTGCGTATTGTTGGGTCTTCGCATGCAGGCTTGTTTGCTTCCCTATCCGCAGGTATTTCCGCCTTATGGGGCCCATTACACGGTGGTGCTAACCAAGCGGTTCTGGAGATGTTGGAAGCTATTGAGGCAGATGGTGGTGATACTAAAAAGTATATGGCCAAGGCAAAGGACAAGAGCGACCCTTTCAGACTAATGGGCTTTGGACATAGGGTATATAAGAACTTTGACCCAAGGGCTAAGATCATCAAAAAAGCAGCTGAAGAAGTGCTTAACGACTTAGGTATTGATGATCCAATTCTTGAGATAGCAAAAGGACTTGCGAAAGAAGCCTTGGAAGATCCATATTTCGTTGATAGAAAATTGTATCCTAACGTAGATTTCTATTCAGGAATTATCTATAGGGCCTTGGGTATCCCAACAGAAATGTTTACCGTAATGTTCGCTTTGGGAAGATTACCAGGTTGGATAGCGCAATGGAGAGAAATGAGGCTACGTAATGAACCTATTGGCAGACCAAGACAAATTTATATCGGAGAAACCGAGCGTCCGTTCGTTGAACTTGATGCCAGGTAG